Proteins from one Aspergillus nidulans FGSC A4 chromosome VIII genomic window:
- a CDS encoding uncharacterized protein (transcript_id=CADANIAT00001176) produces the protein MVAFIVFFLPLALAADQSVSLSDPSGQRHTLMHKNQFFFFINQTETLFSGVSAQCNLPLSVPIPECPQELLNLLSGSEFYTVQNETIMDILCREPCPPALDAYRQNVQEACANDPQPRVGYPATYWVDAVSSVQRQMCLKDSATGTYCTQFLEQTLGDATDPQDLLGGYTTEQLCSECIVALFTHQQSTPYSNYDIEMANAWAEIQARCNLEYPTATPTLETNVTSLGNYAPSGYATAACVGGRTHEVISGDNCIDISKASRVSTGSLITLNSLRMDCTNLLLGQTLCLPPECDDYVVQSGDTCINIAAKFSGISYQQIVAWNPTINPYCTNLLVGHNICVGPPGGIANFTTVPGATATQTDLYATETASRPTPVAEGTTTKCGKYYLVQPGDYCEIIALTQTVSLEMFLAMNPQIDDACSNLLSGFNYCVQPTRNWAATTTSPVIPPPTSTPPGTTTECYEWYVIQSGDYCGKVQDQFGITFAQFQAWNPALADDCSNLLLDVAYCVNGAVPSAPAAAAASRRTLDARAEGCVYAEGCKSDRPVRGLSGFVRPRGPVQTQMPEVGGGVAIGWPGVNSPKLRQQMGLGV, from the exons ATGGTGGCCTTtattgtcttcttcctgcctcTAGCCCTAGCAGCAGACCAGAGCGTGAGTCTATCCGACCCATCTGGACAAAGGCATACTCTAATGCACAAGaaccagttcttcttcttcatcaaccaaACCGAGACCCTCTTCTCTGGAGTCTCAGCACAATGCAACCTACCCCTCTCGGTTCCGATTCCAGAATGCCCGCAAGAGttgctcaacctcctcaGCGGGAGCGAGTTCTACACCGTGCAGAATGAGACCATCATGGACATTCTCTGCCGTGAGCCCTGCCCGCCAGCCCTGGATGCCTACCGACAAAACGTGCAAGAGGCCTGCGCCAACGATCCCCAGCCGCGAGTCGGCTACCCGGCAACATACTGGGTTGACGCCGTGTCCTCGGTGCAGAGGCAGATGTGCCTCAAGGATTCAGCCACTGGCACATACTGCACACAATTTCTCGAGCAGACGCTGGGTGACGCAACTGACCCGCAGGATCTGCTTGGCGGGTATACGACAGAGCAGCTATGCTCGGAGTGTATTGTCGCCCTCTTTACCCATCAGCAGTCGACCCCCTACTCCAACTACGACATCGAGATGGCCAACGCTTGGGCTGAGATCCAGGCCCGCTGTAATCTGGAATACCCAACTGCGACGCCGACTCTCGAGACCAATGTGACAAGCCTAGGGAACTACGCCCCCTCGGGCTATGCAACAGCTGCATGCGTTGGCGGCCGCACCCACGAGGTCATCAGTGGCGACAACTGTATCGACATCTCCAAGGCTAGCCGGGTCTCAACGGGGTCGCTGATAACCCTCAACAGTCTACGAATGGACTGCACGAACCTGCTTCTCGGCCAGACCCTCTGTCTGCCGCCCGAATGCGACGACTACGTCGTTCAGAGTGGTGACActtgcatcaacatcgcGGCCAAGTTCTCCGGCATCTCGTACCAGCAAATCGTCGCCTGGAATCCCACGATCAACCCCTACTGCACGAATCTCCTCGTCGGCCATAACATCTGCGTCGGCCCGCCTGGTGGCATCGCGAACTTTACCACCGTGCCTGGAGCCACGGCCACGCAGACGGATCTGTATGCCACCGAGACGGCTTCCAGACCGACTCCTGTGGCCGAGGGAACAACGACTAAGTGTGGCAAATACTATCTTGTGCAGCCA GGCGACTACTGCGAGATAATTGCACTCACTCAAACAGTCTCGCTGGAGATGTTCCTAGCCATGAACCCCCAGATCGACGACGCATGCAGCAACCTGCTCTCCGGCTTCAACTACTGCGTACAGCCGACGCGCAACTGGGCTGCGACCACGACCTCGCCTGTTATACCGCCGCCAACATCCACTCCGCCGGGCACGACGACGGAGTGTTATGAATGGTACGTCATCCAGTCAGGAGACTACTGTGGTAAAGTGCAGGACCAGTTCGGTATCACTTTTGCGCAGTTTCAGGCCTGGAACCCGGCCCTCGCGGATGACTGCTCTAACCTCCTTCTCGATGTGGCGTACTGTGTCAACGGTGCTGTTCCGTCGGcccctgcagcagcagcagcatctcgCCGGACCCTGGACGCCAGGGCAGAGGGATGCGTGTATGCCGAAGGGTGTAAGTCTGACAGGCCGGTGCGAGGCTTATCCGGTTTTGTGAGGCCGCGCGGTCCTGTCCAGACTCAAATGCCGGAAGTTGGTGGCGGCGTGGCTATAGGTTGGCCTGGGGTGAACTCGCCTAAGCTACGGCAGCAGATGGGGTTGGGGGTTTGA
- a CDS encoding protein chiC (transcript_id=CADANIAT00001177), with amino-acid sequence MSKDLQRFNMLLLYCSRFHLCVLAALICLAIVSAQQDYSCSPVRPCKLGCCGKNNVCGMGPSYCASENCTSTCDAKSECDPGWGSQWSQRQSCPLNVCCSKYGFCGTTEEFCGDEKVTKPSCPGGTSASKKVIGYYEGWSTSKKCNGLNPEDLLMGAYTHLNYAFAFIDPESYKIANMQDSDEEYMPRLTALKNYNPSLEVWIAIGGWSMNDPDQPTRRTFSELAASKSHQDVFFESLLSFMDKYGFDGVDIDWEYPVAEERSGAPEDFENYVSFLKNLRAVLGNRGLTITLPASFWYLQHFDIKNMEPILDWFNIMSYDLHGTWDGTNPYLGPYINSHTNLTEIDLAMELLWRNDIDPKKVVMGMGFYGRSFTLSDPACNTPGCGFSAGGNPGKCSASAGSLMFSEIQEIIDAGGAKVTNDEKAGVQMVTWDTNQWVSYDDDETLKAKMEYANELCLGGVMVWAASTDDHKGTAIRALAKAAGRTDLTVPVLAAKANNDPSQCVWGECGADCPSGLIPVEESSSNKNPLGIELGCNQGTRYFCCPSKSPPTCKWKGSPKFCGLLSKNRCTDDEIEVSASTEGCWTGHKSLCCTKTESTDVLDACKWFGAAPICAASAFFPSLLGPLGGAFSFHSYGCDDDDNRPNELTKAKQGQGGQQSCTYNGGFKSFCCENPTPWKDCKWRAGNTAWVQWENLLFGPIGALFFDFSTDCKTGCEPGETTVATDGWGCRSGTYSYFCCADPNQPASPDLPDINLCYGPNHLDSLTSDLEGESNLPNVYEEETVFDYGCGTDDLTALLKGKRGTEDVAFASNLSQLAVLETSPFLLEEHDLVPRGARERIAMALCGPNGQRSSIWVQQYPGASSILLATGRAWTVAKQGLCAAAGITSLSTLASNTDWVTEHVLEKQEFRNALEYMAAGQTPSGTMLRSGAVPFAQVFGNNGIFQQSWPTVTYPTLTFTHNLVGNINDFFTGLLGRTSDPGLSNRFIENLQVCDRDFNVYKEYMVKGADFISRTMWSNYNPQERVVAAFSSTYKNIATMFKDLTRYAATQGITYDFEDAWKQIMPDYLNWQVERVRDTFETYVDEEILYWASSLAQNTYAPLVIKEMSDLLQDLKTNMNTLLALPVTQMTS; translated from the exons ATGTCCAAAGACTTGCAAAGATTCAATATGCTGTTGCTGTACTGTTCTCGCTTTCATCTCTGCGTCCTTGCAGCTCTCATTTGTCTCGCCATTGTGAGCGCACAGCAAGACTACTCTTGCTCTCCTGTCAGACCATGCAAACTAGGATGCTGCGGGAAGAACAAT GTCTGCGGTATGGGGCCCTCCTACTGCGCCAGCGAGAACTGTACCTCGACCTGCGACGCAAAGAGCGAGTGTGACCCAGGCTGGGGCTCGCAATGGAGTCAGCGGCAAAGCTGCCCGCTCAACGTCTGCTGCTCCAAGTATGGTTTCTGCGGCACAACCGAGGAGTTCTGTGGCGATGAAAAGGTCACCAAGCCGAGTTGTCCCGGGGGGACGAGCGCAAGCAAAAAGGTCATTGGGTATTATGAGGGGTGGTCGACAAGTAAGAAGTGTAATGGGC TCAATCCGGAGGACTTGTTGATGGGGGCGTACACGCATCTCAATTACGCGTTTGCATTTATTGACCCAGAGAGCTATAAGATTGCCAATATGCAGGACTCTGACGAGGAGTATATGCCGCGCCTGACGGCACTGAAGAACTATAACCCCAGTCTTGAAGTTTGG ATTGCCATAGGTGGCTGGAGCATGAACGACCCCGATCAACCCACGAGGCGGACCTTCTCCGAGCTGGCGGCATCCAAGTCTCACCAAGATGTATTCTTCGagtctctcctctccttcatgGACAAGTATGGCTTTGACGGGGTAGACATTGACTGGGAGTATCC TGTAGCAGAAGAGCGCTCCGGCGCCCCCGAGGACTTTGAAAACTATGTATCCTTCCTCAAGAATCTCCGGGCTGTGTTGGGAAACCGAGGGCTCACCATCACCCTCCCCGCCTCGTTCTGGTACCTGCAGCACTTtgacatcaagaacatggAGCCCATTCTCGACTGGTTCAACATCATGAGCTACGACTTGCACGGCACCTGGGATGGCACAAACCCTTATCTGGGCCCATACATTAATTCACATACGAACCTCACCGAGATCGACCTCGCCATGGAGCTCCTTTGGAGAAACGACATAGACCCCAAAAAGGTCGTCATGGGAATGGGCTTCTACGGCCGCAGTTTCACTCTCTCAGACCCAGCATGTAACACTccaggctgcggcttctCAGCAGGTGGCAACCCGGGTAAGTGCTCGGCGTCGGCAGGGAGCTTGATGTTCTCTGAGATTCAGGAGATTATCGATGCGGGCGGCGCCAAAGTGACGAACGACGAGAAGGCTGGCGTGCAGATGGTGACCTGGGACACAAACCAGTGGGTATCgtacgacgatgacgagacTCTCAAAGCTAAGATGGAGTACGCCAACGAGCTCTGCCTGGGCGGAGTGATGGTCTGGGCAGCCTCGACAGACGACCACAAAGGCACCGCCATTCGAGCCCTAGCCAAGGCCGCGGGGCGCACCGACCTGACTGTCCCTGTGCTCGCGGCAAAGGCCAACAACGACCCAAGCCAGTGCGTCTGGGGCGAGTGCGGCGCTGACTGCCCTTCAGGGTTGATCCCTGTCGAAGAGTCCTCGAGCAACAAGAACCCGCTAGGGATTGAGCTGGGCTGCAATCAAGGAACTCGTTACTTCTGCTGCCCATCCAAGAGCCCGCCGACCTGCAAATGGAAAGGCAGTCCCAAGTTCTGTGGTTTGTTATCCAAGAATCGCTGCACCGACGACGAAATCGAGGTTTCGGCCAGCACCGAGGGCTGCTGGACAGGCCACAAGTCGCTCTGCTGCACCAAGACCGAGTCCACTGACGTCCTCGATGCCTGCAAGTGGTTTGGTGCCGCCCCCATCTGCGCTGCCAGTGCGTTCTTTCCTTCACTCCTTGGCCCACTAGGTggcgccttctccttccactcctaCGGCtgcgacgacgatgacaacCGCCCCAACGAACTCACAAAGGCCAAACAGGGGCAGGGCGGGCAGCAAAGCTGCACCTATAACGGCGGATTCAAGAGCTTCTGCTGCGAGAACCCAACGCCGTGGAAGGACTGCAAATGGCGCGCCGGAAACACGGCTTGGGTGCAATGGGAGAACCTCCTCTTCGGGCCTATTGGggctctcttcttcgacttctcaACGGACTGCAAGACGGGCTGCGAGCCTGGCGAGACAACTGTTGCCACGGACGGTTGGGGCTGTCGATCAGGTACTTATTCGTACTTCTGCTGCGCGGACCCCAACCAGCCCGCCTCGCCTGACCTGCCAGATATCAACCTTTGCTATGGCCCTAACCACCTTGATAGCCTAACCAGTGACTTGGAGGGAGAGTCTAACCTGCCCAACGTCTACGAGGAGGAGACTGTGTTTGATTACGGCTGCGGAACCGATGACCTGACAGCACTCCTGAAGGGGAAAAGAGGCACCGAAGATGTGGCTTTTGCATCCAACTTATCCCAGCTAGCCGTCCTAGAGACATCCCCCTTTCTCCTTGAAGAACACGATCTAGTACCCCGTGGCGCTCGCGAGAGGATCGCAATGGCTCTCTGCGGTCCCAATGGGCAAAGATCCAGCATCTGGGTGCAGCAGTACCCCGGCGCGTCCAGCATTCTGCTCGCAACTGGTCGAGCCTGGACAGTTGCCAAACAGGGTCTCTGCGCCGCCGCTGGGATAACCAGCCTTAGCACGCTCGCCAGTAACACAGACTGGGTGACTGAACACGTCCTGGAGAAGCAAGAGTTCCGCAACGCGCTCGAGTACATGGCAGCCGGACAGACCCCGAGCGGGACCATGTTGCGCTCCGGCGCCGTTCCCTTCGCGCAAGTCTTCGGCAACAACGGTATCTTCCAGCAGAGTTGGCCTACTGTGACATACCCGACTCTGACCTTTACGCACAACTTGGTGGGAAACATCAATGATTTCTTCACAGGCTTGCTAGGCCGCACGAGCGATCCAGGCCTGTCGAATCGATTCATCGAGAACCTCCAAGTCTGCGACCGCGACTTCAACGTATACAAGGAGTATATGGTCAAAGGGGCGGACTTTATCTCGCGGACCATGTGGAGTAACTACAACCCGCAGGAGCGG GTGGTAGCGGCATTCAGTTCGACGTATAAAAATATCGCGACCATGTTCAAGGATCTAACGCGGTATGCGGCGACGCAAGGTATCACGTATGACTTTGAAGATGCCTGGAAGCAGATCATGCCGGATTATCTGAACTGGCAAGTGGAGAGAGTGAGAGACACCTTCGAGACATATGTAGACGAGGAGATCCTGTATTGGGCGAGCAGTCTGGCACAGAATACTTACGCGCCGCTGGTGATCAAGGAAATGAGCGATCTGTTGCAGGATCTGAAGACGAATATGAACACACTGCTGGCCTTGCCGGTGACACAGATGACCAGCTAG
- a CDS encoding uncharacterized protein (transcript_id=CADANIAT00001178), producing the protein MTTNQADFSAYSDASSSYWPPGWNFARFARATPADNATLSDEERAKMQAGFRDVLGEEGVAEMARVVWQEQLRVMRAEKEKKNTAGRAPAAAPPPPEWLKIWRKRYRSPRKNWGFVALWTAAAVSAAERMVDSDCGFEGVEEFQRRVSEIVGIPFEAALEQGQSAEEVENARKAFEIRWDWLDNEEEEKGSREVMAEDMTNTELIERLRARYRSIQESGSISHGQSLPVFLVVSPSAVTSVLSCTREEQPATTSRRWRSKAPFLLAVAAVEEQGIEEDEEADRLVGRSGEKDWFEPVFRVAVEVLVDELWPVFDEQITTLGSMTRFVQRAEVTEDVLAGGDGQGEADEDGLDAIWWSVHTPPHQMRKRRRLFGGA; encoded by the coding sequence ATGACAACAAACCAGGCCGATTTTTCAGCCTACTCTGACGCCTCCAGCTCTTACTGGCCCCCAGGCTGGAACTTTGCGCGGTTTGCCCGCGCTACACCCGCAGACAACGCCACGCTGTCCGATGAAGAACGAGCGAAAATGCAGGCCGGGTTTCGCGATGTGCTGGGTGAAGAGGGCGTCGCTGAAATGGCACGTGTGGTGTGGCAGGAGCAGTTGCGTGTAATGAGAGccgaaaaggaaaagaaaaatacTGCAGGACGCGCTCCGGCGGCGGCGCCGCCACCGCCAGAGTGGTTGAAGATTTGGCGAAAGAGGTATCGGAGCCCGAGAAAGAATTGGGGGTTTGTGGCGCTCTGGACTGCTGCGGCTGTCTCTGCAGCTGAGCGGATGGTGGATTCGGATTGTGGCTTTGAGGGCGTGGAAGAGTTTCAGCGGAGGGTGTCTGAAATCGTGGGGATTCCCTTTGAGGCGGCTTTGGAGCAAGGACAGTCggctgaagaggttgagaatGCGCGGAAGGCGTTTGAAATCCGATGGGATTGGCTAGAtaacgaagaagaggagaaaggaagcagagagGTAATGGCGGAGGACATGACCAACACAGAGCTCATTGAGCGACTACGTGCCAGGTATCGCTCAATACAAGAGTCCGGGTCCATTTCACACGGTCAGTCGTTGCCTGTATTTCTTGTTGTGTCGCCGTCGGCCGTGACCTCGGTGTTGTCCTGTACCAGGGAAGAGCAGCCAGCAACGACAAGCCGGCGCTGGCGATCCAAAGCGCCGTTTTTACTGGCCGTTGCGGCGGTGGAGGAACAGGGtattgaggaggacgaggaggcggaTAGACTGGTTGGGCGCAGTGGGGAGAAAGATTGGTTTGAACCTGTCTTTAGGGTTGCTGTGGAGGTACTGGTGGATGAACTCTGGCCGGTCTTTGATGAGCAGATTACGACGCTGGGGAGTATGACGAGGTTTGTGCAGAGGGCGGAGGTTACGGAGGATGTATTAGCTGGCGGTGATGGACAGGGCgaggcagatgaagatgggctggatgcCATATGGTGGTCGGTGCATACGCCGCCTCATcaaatgaggaagaggagaagactCTTCGGCGGCGCCTGA
- a CDS encoding putative MFS transporter (transcript_id=CADANIAT00001179) codes for MCPGFMLGCWGYYGGRTASRDLDRKRTVRRRPETNQAAEANQASSVEANAPLLIGEQKNGRGFSFTRSACPSAAYFPLAFSPHPRLSRLAAGTASIVYLRPVPLIPTMDPEKPRAELADDVKQHSLSMTGDADADQKLARRILFKLDTRILPVLALLFLCSFLDRTNVGNAKILGLEDDLDITNHQYDIGLTIFYLFYILSEVPSNLVIKKASPKIWLPALTAVWGIITMCLGFVRNFGSFAAVRALLGIAEGGLLPGMVLYLSSFYRRGDLALRIGLFYTAASLSGAFGGLLARGLAEIGPRGGLEGWRWIMIIEGLLTFLCGCLAYFALPNSIETTPFLTEDERRFARERIQLENPHIQECGPRSRTGELGVVRTADNHRREWLRERCKPNAALDGDTVRRGRRADRRTVFVSFLSDRLKLRGVIMLFSLPIAIAGYAAIGNITSPQAKYGMTFLMATGMYASVPCILVWNSNNSAGHYKRATTSGMQLAIANCGGFVATFIYPNKDKPQFHRGHTVVLSLLVFAWFMILLNVLYCAKINRDKRNGKYSKYEGYSDDRDPKFMMVL; via the exons ATGTGCCCAGGCTTCATGTTGGGGTGTTGGGGTTATTATGGGGGCAGGACGGCAAGCAGAGATCTGGACAGAAAGAGGACGGTCCGTCGGCGCCCAGAA ACAAATCAAGCAGCTGAAGCAAATCAAGCCTCGAGTGTCGAGGCGAACGCACCGCTACTGATCGGCGAACAGAAAAATGGCCGAGGGTTTTCCTTCACCAGGTCAGCTTGCCCATCGGCAGCTTATTTCCCccttgctttttcccctcACCCCCGTCTCAGTCGTCTTGCTGCGGGAACCGCGTCCATTGTTTACCTACGACCAGTACCTTTGATTCCCACTATGGACCCCGAGAAGCCTCGGGCAGAACTGGCCGACGATGTCAAGCAGCACTCGCTCAGCATGACCGGCGACGCTGATGCTGATCAgaagctggccaggaggATCCTGTTCAAGCTGGACACCAG AATACTGCCTGTTCTAGCACTGCTCTTCCTTTGTTCCTTTCTCGACCGAACCAACGTCGGTAACGCGAAGATTCTCGGCCTCGAAGATGACCTCGATATCACAAATCACCAGTACGACATCGGTCTGACGATCTTTTATCTCTTCTATATATTGAG CGAGGTCCCCAGCAACCTGGTCATCAAGAAAGCCTCACCGAAAATATGGCTTCCAGCGCTGACGGCAGTCTGGGGCATCATCACCATGTGCCTCGGGTTCGTCCGCAATTTTGGCAGCTTTGCCGCAGTGCGTGCGCTCTTGGGAATCGCCGAGGGCGGGTTGCTTCCGGGAATG GTACTCTATCTCTCATCATTCTACCGGAGGGGCGATTTGGCTCTTCGAATCGGTTTGTTCTACACGGCTGCTTCGCTATCAGGTGCATTCGGCG GACTGCTTGCTCGCGGCTTGGCGGAGATTGGCCCTCGAGGCGGTTTAGAAGGATGGCGCTGGATCATGATCATTGAGGGTCTTTTG ACCTTCCTTTGCGGCTGCCTTGCCTATTTTGCCCTGCCGAATAGCATAGAAACCACGCCATTTTTGACCGAAGATGAGCGCCGATTTGCTCGTGAGAGGATACAGCTCGAGAATCCGCATATCCAGGAGTGT GGCCCTCGCAGCCGAACAGGAGAGCTTGGTGTGGTCCGAA CTGCCGACAATCATCGACGAGAGTGGCTTCGCGAGCGATGCAAACCAAACGCAGCTCTGGACGGTGATACCGTACGCCGTGGCCGCCGTGCTGACAG AAGAACAGTATTCGTGTCCTTCCTTTCTGACCGCTTGAAACTCAGAGGCGTCATTATGCTATTCTCCCTTCCAATCGCTATCGCCGGATACGCGGCGATTGGCAACATCACCTCCCCACAAGCAAAGTACGGCATGACGTTCCTCATGGCTACGGGGATGTATGCGAGTGTTCCATGCATTCTGGTCTGGAACTCGAATAACTCAGCTGGGCATTACAAGCGAGCTACCACATCGGGAATGCAGCTCGCAATTGCAAACTGCGGAGGGTTTGTTGCGA CATTCATCTACCCCAACAAGGATAAGCCGCAGTTTCACCGGGGTCACACGGTGGTCTTGAGCTTGTTGGTTTTTGCTTGGTTTAT GATTCTCTTAAATGTCCTCTATTGTGCTAAGATCAACCGGGACAAAAGAAACGGCAAGTACTCCAAGTATGAAGGATATAGCGACGATCGTGATCCGAAATTCATGATGGTGCTGTAA
- a CDS encoding putative MFS transporter (transcript_id=CADANIAT00001180), with the protein MAHGTDSPRRLPSLSRKTIDELGLLSLWQSPLDTKLLIAQRFIRLFAYGGSTLILASYLSALDIADDRIGLFMTLTLVGDVAISFLLTLFADAMGRRAVLGLGSALMVGSGVVFALSGNYWWLLTAAVLGVISPSGNEIGPFKAVEESTLAHLTPKEFLRDILLWYSLFGTAGTALGVMACGWAINLLESGCGWEYIPACRAIFLAYAAIGALKFVLSVSLSHKVEADNMTPKSKQQQQQRTDETQPLLENRNETRETQEQGRKSFLSFLGERDLVSLIIRLFILFGLDSFASGLASLSWMTYFFKRKFSLPEGTLGSIFFTTSIIAAISMLLASSIAKRIGNIKTMVFTHLPSAICLALIPLFDLPLALTLLILRACTQNMDVAPRSAFLAAALPADKRTAIMGAINVVKTSTQSAGPLITGVLADKGVFGASFTLAGVLKCVYDFGILVSFLGLERERERNEPGGV; encoded by the exons ATGGCTCATGGCACTGACTCTCCTCGCCGATTGCCATCTCTCTCTCGCAAGACTATTGATGAACTCGGCCTCCTCTCACTATGGCAGTCCCCTCTTGACACAAAGCTCCTCATCGCACAGCGCTTCATTCGGCTCTTTGCCTACGGCGGCTCAACGCTGATTCTAGCATCTTATCTCTCCGCACTAGATATCGCCGATGACCGGATTGGTCTATTCATGACGCTCACGCTGGTCGGAGACGTGGCTATCAGTTTTCTCCTAACTCTGTTCGCTGATGCTATGGGTCGTCGAGCTGTGCTGGGTCTGGGTTCGGCGCTCATGGTCGGCAGCGGCGTTGTATTTGCACTGAGCGGGAATTACTGGTGGCTTCTTACGGCGGCGGTGCTGGGAGTTATCAGTCCGAG TGGCAACGAGATCGGCCCTTTCAAAGCAGTTGAGGAGTCAACGTTGGCCCATCTCACTCCCAAAGAGTTCCTGCGCGATATCCTGCTCTGGTACTCACTCTTCGGCACGGCAGGGACAGCTCTGGGCGTGATGGCCTGTGGCTGGGCGATTAACCTGCTAGAGAGCGGATGCGGGTGGGAATACATACCAGCTTGCCGGGCAATCTTCCTTGCGTATGCTGCTATTGGCGCTCTCAAGTTTGTTTTGTCCGTATCTTTGAGCCATAAGGTTGAAGCGGACAATATGACGCCCAAAtcgaagcagcagcagcagcagcgcaccGACGAGACACAGCCTCTTCTCGAAAACAGAAATGAAACAAGAGAGACGCAAGAGCAGGGACGAAAATCCTTCCTTTCGTTTCTTGGCGAGCGCGATCTCGTCTCACTTATTATCCGTcttttcattctctttgGTTTGGACTCGTTCGCTTCGGGTCTTGCGTCACT ATCCTGGATGACCTACTTCTTCAAACGCAAATTTTCCCTGCCCGAAGGCACCTTGGGAAGCATCTTCTTCACaacctccatcatcgccgcGATCTCCATGCTTCTCGCATCCTCCATCGCAAAACGCATCGGCAATATAAAAACAATGGTGTTCACGCACCTACCGTCCGCCATTTGTCTTGCCCTAATCCCGCTCTTTGATCTGCCGCTTGCTTTAACGCTGCTTATCCTCCGCGCGTGCACGCAGAATATGGACGTTGCGCCGCGCTCGGCTTTCCTGGCCGCGGCCTTGCCTGCGGATAAACGGACGGCGATCATGGGTGCTATCAACGTTGTCAAGACGAGTACGCAGAGTGCAGGGCCGTTGATTACCGGGGTTTTGGCGGATAAGGGCGTTTTTGGGGCAAGTTTTACGCTTGCCGGCGTCTTGAAGTGTGTTTATGATTTCGGGATCCTAGTTAGCTTTCTGGGcctggagagagagagagagaggaatgAGCCGGGAGGGGTTTGA